In one Brassica oleracea var. oleracea cultivar TO1000 chromosome C9, BOL, whole genome shotgun sequence genomic region, the following are encoded:
- the LOC106317862 gene encoding probable ADP-ribosylation factor GTPase-activating protein AGD13, whose translation MSNYSAGLGKPGSGKRRIRDLLNQPDNRVCADCGAPDPKWASANIGVFICLKCCGVHRSLGTHISKVLSVTLDDWSDEEVDSMIEIGGNASANSIYEAFVPEGSSKPGPDVSHDQRLRFIRSKYELQEFLKPSLRITSGKTTSTKKPPSFLSSSLSTKFMDSFRTNSSSKKIFEEGMVEFIGLLKVTVKKGTNLAIRDMMSSDPYVVLNLGKQKLQTTVVNSNLNPVWNQELMLSVPESYGPVKLQVYDYDTFSADDIMGEAELDIQPLITSAMAFGDPEMFGDMQIGKWLKSHDNPLIDDSIINIVDGKVKQEVQIKLQNVESGELELEMEWLPLEQ comes from the exons ATGAGCAATTATTCAGCCGGACTCGGTAAGCCTGGCTCAG GTAAGAGGAGAATAAGAGACCTTTTGAACCAGCCTGATAACCGAGTCTGTGCTGACTGTGGCGCTCCTGATCCTAAATGGGC ATCAGCAAATATCGGAGTGTTCATTTGCTTAAAATGTTGCGGTGTGCACAGAAGCCTCGGCACTCACATCTCAAAG GTCTTGTCTGTGACACTAGATGACTGGTCAGATGAGGAAGTCGACTCCATGATTGAAATAGGAGGAAATGCTTCTGCTAATTCAATCTACGAAGCTTTTGTACCTGAAGGCAGCTCTAAGCCTGGTCCTGATGTTAGTCATGACCAGCGTTTGAGATTCATCAG GTCAAAGTATGAACTCCAAGAATTTCTGAAACCAAGTTTGAGGATAACATCAGGGAAAACTACCTCAACAAAGAAACCACCATCTTTTCTTAGCTCAAGTCTTTCTACAAAATTCATGGATAGTTTTCGCACAAATTCATCATCAAAGAAGATT TTTGAAGAAGGAATGGTAGAGTTTATTGGATTGTTGAAGGTGACTGTCAAGAAAGGTACTAACTTAGCAATCAGAGACATGATGTCAAGTGATCCTTATGTTGTCTTGAATCTTGGGAAGCAA AAACTTCAAACAACAGTTGTGAATAGTAACTTGAATCCGGTATGGAACCAAGAGCTCATGCTGTCTGTTCCTGAGAGCTATGGTCCAGTGAAATTG CAAGTGTATGATTATGATACATTCTCTGCTGATGACATAATGGGAGAAGCTGAACTTGACATCCAGCCTCTGATAACATCTGCAATGGCATTTGGGGATCCTGAGATGTTTGGGGACATGCAGATTGGGAAATGGCTGAAGTCGCATGATAATCCGCTAATAGATGACAGCATCATTAACATTGTTGATGGGAAAGTGAAGCAGGAGGTTCAGATCAAGCTTCAGAATGTAGAGTCTGGAGAGTTAGAGCTGGAAATGGAATGGCTGCCACTTGAACAATAA